From the Candidatus Bathyarchaeota archaeon genome, the window AAGGCTCAAACGAGAAAACCCTAAATTCCTATCGGTTCCTACCGACTTTGTCAAAGGCTTCAAGCCTTTTTTCGATGGAAAGGCACCAAAGATATGCCACGCTGGAGAACTCTACATAGCCATCGACCCGATGGGTAGGCTGAAGGCTTGCGCTGCGCGAGCAGATGTAGTGCTTGGTAATATCCTCAAACGTTCAGCTAGTGAGCTGTTAAAGAAAAGAACGGAAAATCCAAATTGGTCTAAAGTTTCTCACTGTAAAGGATGCTGGCTCGATTGCACTGTGGGAGTCTCGATGTCAATGATGAAGCCGCTCAAAGAAGCCATCCATTTAATTGGTCTTTAAAATCTTCCCAGCTACGGATTCGAATTGAAAAAAGCATGTATGAAAAGCACTTTCTTAATCCAGAACGCAAATGAAAAAAGGATAGACCATATATAATCCGTTTACATGGCAGGCGAATTTTGGGACTGGATGTACTCTTTTGCGCTGCAATACGGCTACTTTGGAGTTTTTCTAATAAGCGCTGTCGGCACAGCGTCTATAGTAGTTCCAATACCCTACACGCTTCTCATTTACACGTTAGGCGCGCTCCTAGATCCTTTCCTTCTCGCGGTTGCGGGCGGTTTAGGATCAGCCGTTGGCGAGTTTTCAGGCTATTTGTTTGGATATTACGGGCGGAAGGTGATAGGTAAAGAACAACGAAGGAAAATGGAGTTTATGGTGAGGGTTTTTGATCGTTATGGGCCGATTGTGATTTTCCTCTTCGCTTTGACCCCACTGCCCGATGACCTTCTCTTCATTCCATTGGGAATGACGCGGTATAGATTTGTAAAAGCCTTCATTCCATGCATCATTGGGAAGACACTTATGTGTTTCATTTTAGCGTATAGTGGTCGAATGTCCATTGAATTCATTCGTGCCACCTTCGGTGACGGGGGATGGTTGGCAACTGTAGTCACAGCCATATTGTTGATAGCCATCATAGTAGCAATGCTCAAGATTGACTGGGAAAAGATTTTCGAAAAATATGTAGACGTAGGAGCGAAAGAAACCGTTGAGGGTAATCGCTGATCTCCACATTCACAGCAAGTATAGCCGCGCCACGAGCAAGAGAATGAACATAGATGAGATTGCTCGTTTTGCTCGAATTAAAGGCTTGAATCTCGTGGGCACAGGAGACTTTACGCATCCAAAATGGTGCAAAGAACTGAGTGAAGAACTAACCAAAGTTTCGGAGACAAATCTTTACAGATTGGCTAAAGCTCCGGACTCTCCAGTGCATTTCATGATAACAGTTGAAGTGTCTACGATCTTCACATTCGAGAGTGCGGTAAAAAAGGTTCACCACGTAATCTTAACGCCTAGCTTGGAAACAGCGGTTCAGATTAGTGAACGACTGGCACGGTATGGCGACCTCAGCATAGATGGCAGACCCACTTTAGATATGAGTGCACCGCAACTCGTAGAGGAGGCGATGGAAGTTTCGGATAAGAATGTAGTTATACCAGCTCACGTTTGGACGCCTTGGTTCAGCCTCTTCGGTGCGTTCAGCGGATTCGATCGGATAGAAGACTGCTATCAAGATATGACGAAACACATCCCCGCCCTAGAAACGGGTCTTTCCTCAGATCCACCTATGAACTGGCGGCTAAGTGCACTTGACAAGTTCGCTTTGGTTTCAAACAGCGACTGTCACAGCAGTTGGCCATGGAGAATTGGAAGAGAAGCAAACGTGTTTGAGCTTGAACGGTTGACGTACGACGAAGTGATTGACTCAATTCGCAAGAAGGATACAAGGCGTTTTAAATTTACCATCGAAACCGACCCGGCGTATGGTAAGTATCATTGGACAGGTCATCGAAACTGCAATGTTTCTCTCTCTCCTCAGGAGGCTATAAAGTTTGGAAACCGTTGTCCAGTCTGTCGCAGAAAACTTACGAAAGGCGTGGAGCAACGCGTGGAGGAGCTGGCGGATCGACCTACAGGCTTTGGACCTAAAGAAACCATAGGATATTTGCATCTATTACCTCTCTCCGAAATTATTTCAACTGTCTTGGGAACCAGTTACCCTGGAACCCAAAAAGTATGGAGCGTCTACAATGCGCTTATCTCAAGGTTTGGTGATGAATACACCGTGCTCATAGATGCGCCTATCCAGGAGATGTCTAAAATCATTGATCCAAGGATTTCGGAAGCCATTGTTCGAGTTAGAGAAGGCAAGATGAAGGTCATACCTGGCTATGATGGTGTGTACGGTCGGCTTATTTTATTTGAAGAGGGAAGAGAAGAAAAGCCGCTGGAAAAGGTTAATCAGCGGAACATAACAGACTTCATGTAAACACAGCACACACTAGTGTAGATACTTAAGAACGATCTCCCAAACGAAATAACAGGCAAGTACCAAAGTAATCACGGCATTCGAGAATACTACTACTTCCTCTCTTTTTCTGACATTTACGCCAGCAAACGCGATTAGAAAGATTCCTGCTGCCCAGATTAAGAGACCTATATAGAACTGTGGTTGAGAAAGAATTAGCCCAGTTGATTCCCGTATCATTGCTGAGCCATAAAAGAAGAACCCTAGTATCGCGGAGAACAATCCTGTGCCTTCAAGCAATAGAAAAAGCCCAGCATTTATTGAACTGAAATGCCCCGCGATGGCAATGGAAAGAAGAACAACCCCTAACGCAGACAACATCATCGCAGTGACGTTGATTTGAATAGTTTGCTGGATTACCGCTTTTTCTCCTGTTTCTGCTCCATTCATAAAAAACAAGGAAATCATGACTACTACTGGACCGAGGAACAAAGCACCGTCAGTTACTTTTAATTGCATACTATTCAACCATAAATGGCTCTGTTTTGCTATTGTGTAATTAAATTTATGAATCAAGAATTCACACAGGAAATCAAATTTCATACATGCACTCTTGAATTCAAGCTCATACTTCTTAGGATGCCACAGCGCGTTTTGTCTCTTTTAGTAAGAGCTTGATGAAAACTTTTTATGACACTTAGGCTCACGTTCTTAAAGTCGCATACGATAAAAGACAGAATCAGAGGAGCAACAAAAAGCATTGACTGGAATAAAGAAGACGGCGTCTCACGTTAAGACAACTATCTTCAGAATAGACACAGCGAGGAAAATCATCCAATTTTGTTGCTTTCTGCTACTCAACGCGATTGTATTCGGCCTGGGGCCTTGGCCCGTACTCCTTCCGATAGTCCAAAGTCCAGGAGTCCCTCAAAAAACTGTGAGCGATGCCTTTTCAGCTCTACAAGTGATGCTTTATCAACTCACTTTTCCTTGGCTCCCCATAGCCGCATTTCTTTTAACTGCCGTCATTTTGGGTAGAGCCCTCTGCGGTTGGGTGTGCCCTTTTGGGTTCATCCAAGACTTGTTAGGGTATGTTAAGAAGAGACATACACGAGTTTCCTTAAGAACCCATGGAGGGATGCTTAAAGTTAAATATGGGATTCTAGCGGCTGTCTTGTTTATCAGCGTGACATTATCTATATCTCTGGCTTTGGGTGTGGGCAAAAGTTATGAAAGTGCTATAGGCGTGTTCGCTCCGGCTCCGTTTAATGCGTTAGACCCTGCTGACACGCTTTTTGCTATTCTGCCCCGAATGGTTTTGATGGTTATCTACGTCCCTGAAGCATTGATTGCCGGAATTCTCTCTGACCCGCTCTTCTGGATTCGACTCACCATAATGATAGCGACTATAGTTTTGGTTGTCTATGTTCCGAGAAGTTGGTGTCGGTACTTCTGTCCTATTGGAGCATTATTGGCGGTGCTAAATAGATTCACCTTTCTCGGCTTAAAGAGAGACCCGTTGAGGTGCACAAGAGCTGGCTGTCACACCTGCGTGGATGCATGCCCGATGATGATTCGCATCCTTGAATTGCCTTGGGAGAAATTCACTGATTCTGAATGTATATATTGCCTGAAATGCGTTGACGCATGTCCAACAAGAGCCATAAAGCCGAAATTCCCATAGAAGCGCTAGAGATTACGCATAGTGAAGGCTACTTGCACTTCACAGGTGGATGTCTGAAACATTGCGGTCATTAGGGTAGTGTTCCGGTAAGCAAGATTTTATTGAACGGAAAGTGTATGAATGTTGGGGAATTGTTGGGCGTTTCTCGGCGTCTATCAGATTACTCAATCCTACTGATTTTTCATCTAGCTTTCATCGAGCAAGAACGAGGTAATTATTGCCTGCTGATCCGGCACCTCTCCTGAAAGACTTTACCTGACGCCTATTCTAAGTTTCAGAACTTTTTTTCATAAAAAATAATGAAGGAATATTAGGAAAAATGTTCTATGGAGGATTGTTGCATTAGATATTAATAGAGATTCTTTCTAACCTTTGAAGTGGTGCGGGCATAGCTCAGCATAGATCACCGTTACTAGGGACTTCCTCCCACTCTATTGCCCACACCCGCACCCAAGAAGCTAACTACACTATTCTCTGGCGGAAAGTTTCTAATACGAGTTGCCACATGTCAAAGTTTCTTAGAAAGCTGACTCCCTTCTGAGTTAGTTTGTATCTGGCTACTTCCTGACTTCTTAGGGGGTCTGTGGCCTTAACGATATCGCAAAGCATCAAGTGATCTAAGTATTGATTTGCTTGGCCAAAATTCAGATTTGAAGCTCGCATTATGCTTGTTTTTGTCTTCCCTTTCGGGTCACGGTGAATCGTGTCTAGAATATCCGCTATTATGGTCGCTCTGTCTCTATACTTGAACTTGGATGGAAAGATTCTTCCAAACCCTATACTAAACAAATTCAGATGCATCATCTTTCTCCTCCAATATTATAATATGTGATTCTGCCAAATAAATTTTTCTTGGCACAATGATTGTTGTCATTGAGCAACTTGGAATTTGGCTAAACATTTCTTTTTGATTTTGAGTGCAATTAGAAGTATGTTTTGAAGTTGCTGAAAGAGAACTAAGATGGACCCTGTTAGGTTTTTACGTGTATGGTGCGGGGGGTGGGATTCGAACCCACGGAGGCCTGCGCCAGAGGATGTCTTAGGAGACCAGTGTTGTCCGCTTAAGTCCTCCCCCTTTTCCTAGGGGTGTTGACCCGCTATTTAGACCTGGCTCGGGTACCCCCGCGTCTTTCTATTCAATTCACGTTTTTTGACTTAAATATTGCTTGCTATTGTAGTGAATTTGGGAGTTTCTTTGTTTCAGAAGATGTGATAGAACTTGGCGTAAGTCGTTGCTCTTGACTACAACATCCGCGTGTTTTTCCACCGTTTTTTCTGTTGGATTGAAGGCTATTCCGAGGCCTACTTTCTTAAATAAGAGTATTAAGGTTTCATCGTCGCCAACTGCTGCGCATTCAATTATTTTTGTGTTGAATTTTTGCAGAATGTGACGTAATGCTTTGTCTTTGTTGTGGAATGAGACGTTGACTTTTACGTTGCCTGTGAGGAGTCCGTTTTGAATGATTAATTCGTTGGCTATGGAATCGTCGACTTTTATTTCTCGTTTGATTCTTTCCATTATCAATGATAAGCCTGCGCTTAGCAGAATTGTTTTGAGGTTGTTTTGTTTTAGTGTGGTTATGACGTCTTGTGTTCCGTCGATGTAGGGTATGTGATCAATTATTCGTTGAATTCTCTTTATGTGTAGGCCTTTCCAGAGTGAGGCGTCTAGTTTGGCCCATTTTTCATATGTGATGGTTCCTTGGTGAAACTGTTTAGCGTGTTGCTTACCTTTGTGCCATGTGCCTAGTTTTTTATGTAGGAACTGCTAACTGCTATTCACCTTTATTAGGGTGCCGTCGACGTCGAAAACCACTAATTTCAGAGTTTCTATTTATGGCACGCTCGAATGTTTCTAGTTTTAGCTGGTTCGTTCAAATAGTGTTTTGTGTGTGATTGGGCTATGAAGAAATGAGGTATGCTTAGAATGAGATTGACCGGTAGACCCCCTTAGAGTTTAGTTGTGTTAGTTTGGGTTGATGTGTTGTTACGTTATTTGCGTTTGTCTCTCTCTTACTAGCCCCCTACATTTTTTTTGTAGTTTTTTATTCTCTCTCTTTCTAGACCCCCCTACCTAGGGGGGTCGTCTGTTTTGTACACGCATACATGCGGTGATAAATGGTTACAGTCCAGAAGTGAGGCGTTACGGTTATAACACTTAACTGATTAAAAATGTGTTAGTGGGCGGGGCTGGGCGGGTAAAGAAAGAGATTAACTTTCTACCGACGCCTAGCATGGATAGGGCACGAACAACTCAACTGTAGTTGGTGTAAGCCTCCTAAGCTCGGGGTCGCGGGTTCAAATCCCGTCCCGCCCGCCATGTTACATACGCATTTAAAAATGCAGAAGATTGTAACGAAATGGAGACGATTGGAGCGCTCTGTGATGGCGTTTAGTGAGGTGGCAAAGGCTCTGAAAGCGATTCTTGTAGTAGCTCTAGTCGTTGTGGTGTTGTTTCTCGTTTCCTCGTACGTTTTTGCCATGTTTTTAGGGCCAACATTATTTTTCTTTACACCAGAAGGATCAGCTATCAGCAGGCTTCAAATTCAATACCCTCTTTACGTTCAACTATTCATTTTATTAATTTTCATTCTTCCTATAACGCCTACTTACGGAACAGTTTTCTTATTTCTTTGCTGTGTCTTCGTGCTCTGCTTTGTTGCTGGATACAAATTCAGGGAAAGCTTATCCGGGGTTATTAGAAAATGTCCTTTACGCTCTATAGGTAGTCTCTTCAATAACTGGTTATTCGCCATGCCCGTCGTAACGAGCATGTTACTCATCGCCGTGATAACAATACAAGCATTTCAGGAGGCGCATGGACTTCCGACAGGCGAACCTACTTTGCCACCAAACCATTTCGAGGCATTTTTCTTGATAAGTTATGCTCCGTTATTTGAAGAAATCGGTTTTCGAGTGAGCCCTATCGGGGCGTTTCTAATAGTTTACTTGTTTTGGGTTAGAAGAAATTCGGCGTCGATGTGGTCCTGGGGGCAACGTTTGAAACTTTTCTTTTTGAGCTTGATATATCCTGATGGCGCGAAAAAGATGGTTGGTGCGAAGACTGTGAGTGACTTTGGTGTCATAGGTGGAATTAGCTTAGGTGAATGGGGTATGGTTATTTTCACGTCTGTCGCTTTTGGATTAGCTCACTACCTATTTGGTGGTGGCTGGGAGGTTGGAAAGATCGCGACAGCATCCATGGTCGGTTTCGCCATGGGCCTTGTATACCTGCTTTATGGCGTTCAAGCTCCAATACTCATCCACTGGTTTTTCAACTATTATGGAAGCGTTATCGAACTCGCCTCAGATTTTTATCCAATAGTCGATCCATTTTTTTCCACAACCTTGGGGATTACTACGATTTTAGGTGTTTTTGGGTGGCTGATAGTCACAATTTTTGGATTATACAAACTCTTCAGGGCAATTGTGAAAAGAATTAGGCCATCTGAGCCACTTGCCATCTAAAGCTTCTTTGCTTCCTATTGTTTCTTTATAATATCTTAATCGTGACGCTCAATATCGCGTTGCAGATCTTATAGTAGATAACAAGAATAGGACCTATTACATCAACTCATGTTTTCAAAATTTCTTGAGAAAGATTCCTTATCTTAACCGTTTTCTGTTCTCTTTTCTTCATGTCCCGCAAAACCACTTTATCTTCCTTAAGTTCTTCTAAGCCCACGATGACAGCGTGAGTAGCGTTCCTTCTATCTGCATCTTGTAAAGCCTTAGAAACCGTGCGCCCCATAACCTCAACCTCGACTGGTATGCCTACCCCTCTCAAGGCTAATGAAAGTTCAAGAACTCTTGCTCTCAGTTTCTCGTCGATAGGAATAATCACAACTCGTTTTCCTTCTGGAATTTTCGGGGAAAACTCCTGCTTTTTCACGGCAAGTGCAAGACGGTCTATTCCTTGGGCTACTCCCACAGCTGGAGTTGGTTCACCTCCAAAGAGTTCGATAAGTTTGTCGTAGCGCCCTCCGCCGCTTAATGCTATATTCATCTCTGGAACATAGGGCTCGAATATCATACCTGTGTAGTATTCAAGACCACGTGCGAACCCCGCCTCGATCAACATCTCAAACTTGGTGCTGCTTTTTCTTGTTAATTCAGTGATTTCTCGTAGATTTTCCACAGCAGCAACAGCACTTTCATAGTCTCTAACATTCGTCTCTGTCTTCTTAAGAACTTGAGAGACGTCTTTTCCCCTTATCTTAAAAACGTTTTTTAAGGTTGTTACGCACCTTTGCGAAACACCTAATTTTCGCGCTGCTGTAAGCGCTTCGTCCCATTGTTTTTTATCCAGCAACTGCATAACCATGTTCTGTTGTTCTTTTTTCACATTTTCTTGAGCTAAGATTCCACGAATAATTCCAACGTGCCCAATCTTAAGCCAGTAGTTACGCAAACCCAATTTTTCCATCAAATCGTAGGTAAGCATCAGAATCTCCGCGTCTGCCTCCGGTTTAATGGATCCTATAAGCTCATAGTTGGCCTGCCAAAACTCTCGAAAGCGTCCATACTGCGGTTCATCATAACGATAGAGGCTCCCCACGCAGAAAAGTCTCATAGGCTTAGGCTCATTCCTCATCTTAGTTGCTATCAACCTAGCTATAGAAGCGGTGAACTCCGGCCGTAAAGCCACCCTTCGACCACCTAGGTCCTCAAAGGCATACATGCGCTTTCGAATTTCTTCACCTGATTTTGCCGCCAGAAGATCATACGATTCCACGATTGGAGTGATGACCTCTCTGTAACCGTAGAGTTGAGCAAGATCTCTCGTAACCTGCTCTACATACCTCATTCTTTCCGCTTCTTTTGGCAGAAAATCCCTCATTCCCCGAACTGTTCTGAACGGTGACATTTTACCACTTCGTTACGTGTTTCATTTTAGAGTCAGTTGCGAAAGAGAGTAATACACAACTTCTCCTCTTCTGTTTATAACCGCCAACACCAACCTTTTTTTTAGACTTTGAACATACCTCAGAGACCGTGCCAACTCCTCTACGGAAACCGGCTGCCCCTCCTGAATTCCAAAGATCATGTACTTGGCGGTTTCCTTCCCATATTCCCCTCGTTCGTACACACGGAAGTCTATTCCTAATCCGAAGCCTTCTCTTGCAACGTATCCTCGGCTCCGTAAGTCTCGGTACACTAAATATCTGACCCAGGCATCTTCATCAATAGATTGAAAACGTTGGAGGAGAGTTTGAAAATTCACCTTTCCTCCAGTTTTCTCTTTTTTCACCGTGATAATTCCCTTACCGAGCAGAAACAAAGCCTCATAAAAAGTAAGCATTAACCCTTCGTTTTCAGACACGCCGTAACCTCGTAAGGAAAGCTCTTCAATGTCTTCTGGTGAAGAAACGAGGACCCCCTTCTCTTTAAGTGAGGCTTCTATCTTTGATTCCGCATTGCGATTCGTTTCAGCTGCACGTTTCGATTGCTTCAAAGCTGTGATCCATCCAACCATGTTTCTAACGCTATCATGCGTCGTTTAAGATTTAAATCCTCTTAACCATTTCTCCCTGAACATCACTGGCAGATTGGTTCAATTCAACTAATAGCGTGTTCTTTAACCTCTTCGGTTTGGTTTTCACTATCTTGACTTGGGAGACGTTGTGAAACCAGAGAAACCTCTTTAGTGCAACTGCCAATTCAACGACAAGGGAGTCGTCAAAGCGTTCTTTCTCCAGAAACAAGGAATTAACGATCATCGTTTTGCTCGCTCTGTCCAGTTTCGGATCGATTCTTCCAACGAACCTTGTGCCATAAAGGATTGGTAAGACGTAGTAGCCAAATTGCCTCTTCTCTGGAATCTTGTAAATCTCCCAAACGTAAACGAAGTCAAACACCTCGGAAATCATCCTCCGGTTCCAGAGTAGGTTATCAAGCGGGGCGATAAAATGGATTTTTTCTTCAAGAAAGGAATCTTCTATGGCTTCGAGAGCGTTCAAATATTCCTCCAAAACATAATAGATGTGTTTAATGCCTTCGATTTTCACTGAACAGATTTTTCCATCTTTAACCATTTCTTCTACTAGTAGCTTGCGTTGCGGGGCTTTAAGCGAAAGCCAGCCGAACCTCCAATCGCGCACATCAACGAATCCATAAGCCCTCATATACTTCCTAATCATGAACAGATTGTATTCCTCTCTGTTGGGCACTTCGATGCTTATGTCTTTGGGTAGGATGTGCTCTGCCAAGTCGTAGTATCGACGGTTTCCTTCCACATGGTGAATCATCACCTCGCTGCAGTCCCAAAGCAGGTTTAGAACATCTTTGGCTGTTTTGCTCCCAACTTCTCCCTCCCGCTTAAAATCCTGTGCACACAGTGGGCCATCAGTTTCTATCGTCGATAGAACATGAGAAATCATACCTTTCAGTTCTTCTCGCTTCGCTTTCAGGCGTTCATAGAAGGGGGAATGAAACTCCACATAATTCTGCATCCGATAGCGAAAATACCGGAACTCCTCCATGGGGATTATTGATTTCGCATTACACCAGTATTCAAACACCGCTCTGTCCTTGTAGAGTAACGCATCCAGATAGGAGAGTTTGTAGTCGCTTACTCTGTTGTGGAGAACGAGATGATGGTTACGGTGGACAACATTAACGGGATCGATCTGGATACACTCCAGCCGCTTGATTGCCTCCAATGTCCCAGTTTTTTCCTTTCCTTGATGGAATCCCTGTTTAGTGATGAGAAATCGCCTGGCAGTTTCCTTTGAAATTGTATGTTGATCCATTTCGCCTCTTTCCGTTTTCGTCTGTCAATTTCTAGAGTTTAAATACATTATTATCGTGCGAATAACACGTCCCAACTATGCTTTTAAACCGTCACAAGCCCTTCAAATTCGGTTGTGGATAAGACACCAGTTTCACATATGATGGCGCTTACGTATTTCATTGGAGTAATGTCAAACGCTGGATTCAATGCTTTCACTCCAATTGGAGCAATTCTTTGAGAACCAACATACGTTACTTCCTCAGCATTTCTCTCTTCAATAATCACATCTTTTGAAGTATGGACCAAATCAAATGTTGATTTAGGGGCGGCGACATAAAATGGAACATTGTGTTCGTGAGCCAGCACCGCGATGGTGTAGGTGCCGATTTTGTTTATCACAGCGTCTCGAACTATCCTGTCAGCCCCCACTACAACCTTGTCTATTAATCGTTTAGACATAGCATATCCCACCATGTTGTCTGTAATCAATGTAACTGGAATGCCGTCGCGTTTCAGCTCGTATGCCGTAAGCCTAGCACCTTGCAGTTTAGGCCTCGTTTCGGTGGCAACCACTTTGATTTCCTTGCCTTGCTCCCACGCAGTTCGTACAATTCCCAGTGCAGTACCATAATCAACAGTAGCTAGACTGCCTGCGTTACAATGAGTTAGAATGACGTCTTTATCGTCAATCAGCTTGGACCCATGCTCACCAATCTTGCGGTTAACTTCAACATCCTCGTCCGCCATC encodes:
- the endA gene encoding tRNA-intron lyase; protein product: MVGWITALKQSKRAAETNRNAESKIEASLKEKGVLVSSPEDIEELSLRGYGVSENEGLMLTFYEALFLLGKGIITVKKEKTGGKVNFQTLLQRFQSIDEDAWVRYLVYRDLRSRGYVAREGFGLGIDFRVYERGEYGKETAKYMIFGIQEGQPVSVEELARSLRYVQSLKKRLVLAVINRRGEVVYYSLSQLTLK
- the mtnA gene encoding S-methyl-5-thioribose-1-phosphate isomerase; the protein is MRTIEWRDGTVITIDQTRLPNKTLFLKMKKCEEVTSAIKEMRMRGAPLIGVAAAYGLALTAYHSKVEKREELMRQIEESAKDLKETRPTAVNLFWAVDRILKKARETFGDAKAVAKVVVDEARRMADEDVEVNRKIGEHGSKLIDDKDVILTHCNAGSLATVDYGTALGIVRTAWEQGKEIKVVATETRPKLQGARLTAYELKRDGIPVTLITDNMVGYAMSKRLIDKVVVGADRIVRDAVINKIGTYTIAVLAHEHNVPFYVAAPKSTFDLVHTSKDVIIEERNAEEVTYVGSQRIAPIGVKALNPAFDITPMKYVSAIICETGVLSTTEFEGLVTV
- a CDS encoding CPBP family intramembrane metalloprotease; translation: MLHTHLKMQKIVTKWRRLERSVMAFSEVAKALKAILVVALVVVVLFLVSSYVFAMFLGPTLFFFTPEGSAISRLQIQYPLYVQLFILLIFILPITPTYGTVFLFLCCVFVLCFVAGYKFRESLSGVIRKCPLRSIGSLFNNWLFAMPVVTSMLLIAVITIQAFQEAHGLPTGEPTLPPNHFEAFFLISYAPLFEEIGFRVSPIGAFLIVYLFWVRRNSASMWSWGQRLKLFFLSLIYPDGAKKMVGAKTVSDFGVIGGISLGEWGMVIFTSVAFGLAHYLFGGGWEVGKIATASMVGFAMGLVYLLYGVQAPILIHWFFNYYGSVIELASDFYPIVDPFFSTTLGITTILGVFGWLIVTIFGLYKLFRAIVKRIRPSEPLAI
- a CDS encoding DedA family protein, with the translated sequence MAGEFWDWMYSFALQYGYFGVFLISAVGTASIVVPIPYTLLIYTLGALLDPFLLAVAGGLGSAVGEFSGYLFGYYGRKVIGKEQRRKMEFMVRVFDRYGPIVIFLFALTPLPDDLLFIPLGMTRYRFVKAFIPCIIGKTLMCFILAYSGRMSIEFIRATFGDGGWLATVVTAILLIAIIVAMLKIDWEKIFEKYVDVGAKETVEGNR
- a CDS encoding winged helix-turn-helix domain-containing protein, whose protein sequence is MDQHTISKETARRFLITKQGFHQGKEKTGTLEAIKRLECIQIDPVNVVHRNHHLVLHNRVSDYKLSYLDALLYKDRAVFEYWCNAKSIIPMEEFRYFRYRMQNYVEFHSPFYERLKAKREELKGMISHVLSTIETDGPLCAQDFKREGEVGSKTAKDVLNLLWDCSEVMIHHVEGNRRYYDLAEHILPKDISIEVPNREEYNLFMIRKYMRAYGFVDVRDWRFGWLSLKAPQRKLLVEEMVKDGKICSVKIEGIKHIYYVLEEYLNALEAIEDSFLEEKIHFIAPLDNLLWNRRMISEVFDFVYVWEIYKIPEKRQFGYYVLPILYGTRFVGRIDPKLDRASKTMIVNSLFLEKERFDDSLVVELAVALKRFLWFHNVSQVKIVKTKPKRLKNTLLVELNQSASDVQGEMVKRI
- a CDS encoding DNA helicase UvrD — protein: MRVIADLHIHSKYSRATSKRMNIDEIARFARIKGLNLVGTGDFTHPKWCKELSEELTKVSETNLYRLAKAPDSPVHFMITVEVSTIFTFESAVKKVHHVILTPSLETAVQISERLARYGDLSIDGRPTLDMSAPQLVEEAMEVSDKNVVIPAHVWTPWFSLFGAFSGFDRIEDCYQDMTKHIPALETGLSSDPPMNWRLSALDKFALVSNSDCHSSWPWRIGREANVFELERLTYDEVIDSIRKKDTRRFKFTIETDPAYGKYHWTGHRNCNVSLSPQEAIKFGNRCPVCRRKLTKGVEQRVEELADRPTGFGPKETIGYLHLLPLSEIISTVLGTSYPGTQKVWSVYNALISRFGDEYTVLIDAPIQEMSKIIDPRISEAIVRVREGKMKVIPGYDGVYGRLILFEEGREEKPLEKVNQRNITDFM
- a CDS encoding 4Fe-4S binding protein; its protein translation is MTGIKKTASHVKTTIFRIDTARKIIQFCCFLLLNAIVFGLGPWPVLLPIVQSPGVPQKTVSDAFSALQVMLYQLTFPWLPIAAFLLTAVILGRALCGWVCPFGFIQDLLGYVKKRHTRVSLRTHGGMLKVKYGILAAVLFISVTLSISLALGVGKSYESAIGVFAPAPFNALDPADTLFAILPRMVLMVIYVPEALIAGILSDPLFWIRLTIMIATIVLVVYVPRSWCRYFCPIGALLAVLNRFTFLGLKRDPLRCTRAGCHTCVDACPMMIRILELPWEKFTDSECIYCLKCVDACPTRAIKPKFP
- a CDS encoding histidine--tRNA ligase produces the protein MSPFRTVRGMRDFLPKEAERMRYVEQVTRDLAQLYGYREVITPIVESYDLLAAKSGEEIRKRMYAFEDLGGRRVALRPEFTASIARLIATKMRNEPKPMRLFCVGSLYRYDEPQYGRFREFWQANYELIGSIKPEADAEILMLTYDLMEKLGLRNYWLKIGHVGIIRGILAQENVKKEQQNMVMQLLDKKQWDEALTAARKLGVSQRCVTTLKNVFKIRGKDVSQVLKKTETNVRDYESAVAAVENLREITELTRKSSTKFEMLIEAGFARGLEYYTGMIFEPYVPEMNIALSGGGRYDKLIELFGGEPTPAVGVAQGIDRLALAVKKQEFSPKIPEGKRVVIIPIDEKLRARVLELSLALRGVGIPVEVEVMGRTVSKALQDADRRNATHAVIVGLEELKEDKVVLRDMKKREQKTVKIRNLSQEILKT